In Rhinoderma darwinii isolate aRhiDar2 chromosome 9, aRhiDar2.hap1, whole genome shotgun sequence, the following are encoded in one genomic region:
- the B4GAT1 gene encoding beta-1,4-glucuronyltransferase 1 yields MPTAVRCSFFRVVLVALFLVALLQLLYLSLLSNLHGQQQRSAHPVLAGTPRTEPRWQKQQRDHLKAVLASGGVLDANGQYRIYRHLLVPEGGQLKDVVLASHASLGNLWNLQELVQRWDGRISLALFASSAAQAKLATLLTYTLAQLCPSVRQRVYFHLVCQSGETAVFPELDDATEFAHLQTCQDVFAKAASMGTNLINYAGNASYPNNLLRNVARAGIGRTAFVLVVDIDMIPSQGLRSGFLDFVAGGVEQHVVFVLPAFEIRHTRRLPSTKDELLRLYQVGEVRAFYEELCPQCQAPTNYSVWLNLPEKGASGRLAVAYVVEWRDPWEPFYIGNKEVPAYDERFKQYGFNRISQACELNMAGFSFAVLDSAFLLHKGHKLPGDFHSQKETENKRNRLLYRGFKEELKMKYPDSSRRC; encoded by the exons ATGCCAACTGCAGTGCGTTGCTCTTTCTTCCGTGTGGTCCTCGTAGCACTCTTCCTTGTGGCTCTCCTTCAGCTTCTCTACCTCTCACTTCTCTCTAATTTACATGGCCAGCAGCAGAGGTCAGCGCATCCGGTGCTCGCCGGCACTCCACGTACTGAGCCAAGATGGCAGAAACAACAGAGGGATCACCTCAAAGCCGTTTTGGCTTCGGGGGGCGTACTCGATGCCAATGGACAATACCGAATTTATCGCCATCTTTTAGTACCTGAAGGGGGACAATTGAAAGACGTGGTGTTGGCTTCTCATGCTAGCCTGGGTAACCTATGGAATTTGCAGGAGCTGGTGCAGCGGTGGGATGGCAGGATTTCATTAGCACTGTTTGCCTCTAGTGCTGCTCAGGCTAAACTAGCCACTCTGTTAACCTATACCCTTGCCCAGCTGTGCCCATCAGTCAGGCAAAGGGTCTATTTTCATCTTGTGTGCCAGTCTGGAGAAACAGCTGTTTTTCCAGAACTAGATGATGCGACAGAATTTGCCCATCTTCAAACATGCCAGGATGTCTTTGCCAAGGCAGCAAGTATGGGCACCAATCTAATAAACTATGCAGGGAACGCATCGTACCCCAATAACTTACTAAGAAATGTGGCTAGGGCTGGTATTGGGCGTACAGCCTTTGTACTTGTGGTTGATATTGATATGATACCCAGTCAGGGGCTGAGGTCAGGTTTTTTGGATTTTGTTGCTGGAGGGGTTGAGCAACACGTGGTATTTGTGTTGCCTGCGTTTGAAATTCGACATACTCGACGGCTGCCTAGCACCAAAGACGAACTTCTTCGACTGTACCAAGTGGGGGAAGTGCGAGCGTTTTATGAAGAATTATGTCCACAATGCCAGGCACCTACTAATTATTCCGTCTGGCTAAACTTGCCAGAGAAGGGCGCTTCTGGTAGACTGGCAGTTGCTTATGTTGTTGAGTGGCGAGATCCATGGGAACCGTTTTATATTGGGAATAAAGAAGTGCCAGCCTATGATGAGAGGTTCAAGCAGTATGGATTTAACCGAATCAGTCAG GCTTGTGAACTTAATATGGCTGGCTTCTCCTTTGCAGTCCTGGACTCTGCATTTTTGCTTCATAAAGGCCATAAACTACCTGGAGACTTTCACAGTCAAAAAGAGACCGAGAACAAAAGGAACCGGTTACTGTACAGGGGCTTCAAGGAGGAGCTCAAGATGAAGTACCCGGATTCCAGCAGACGCTGCTAA